One Capsicum annuum cultivar UCD-10X-F1 chromosome 2, UCD10Xv1.1, whole genome shotgun sequence genomic window carries:
- the LOC107859211 gene encoding probable LRR receptor-like serine/threonine-protein kinase RFK1 isoform X2 — protein MLTLKRVVLSWILVVNYYFTLLNLGESRVAQEEVDILEQIATTMGATHWKFNGEFCQIEAVRVTTDQPSWSETDVACNCTIGNDTACHIVAITLKGISLPGVLPPELVKLPYIQKVDFAYNFLSGSIPTEWASTKLNFISVLVNRLSGEILKELGNITSLTYINLEGNRFSGIIPQELGKLKNLKTLILSSNQLEGVLPISLSGLENLADFRISDNNLSGPIPDFIEKWKQLTKLELHATGLEGPIPSSISHLNMLTDLRISDIKGPMHEFPPLINMTGLEILVLRSCNLFGVIPGYIWKLKTIQTLDVSFNKLMGTIPDDISARSMLKFVFLSGNMLSGNIPAAILKNGINVDLSYNNFTWQSPEQPACRQNTNYYINLYKSSAAAGTLKNVLPCAEDVTCPRYGCSLHVNCGGNDVAIKENNRLIDYDGDAQVEGGSARNFRSDKYWGFSSTGDFMDDDNDQNTRFIETIPSTDLSELYSRARVSPLSLTYFRYCLENGSYNVSLHFAEIIFKDDGTYNSLGRRVFDIYVQEKLVWKDFNIEEEARGVQMPVIRSLNATVTDSVLEIRFYWAGKGTARIPLRGHYGSLISAISVDSTFKFCSNKGRKTGIIYVIVGALAACITFFVLSILWWKGCLCRKSKRRDLNGVELQMVCFTLKQIKAATKNFDASNKIGEGGFGPVYKGQLPDGTLVAVKQLSSQSKQGNREFLNEISTISCLQHPNLVKLHGCCIEADQLLLVYEYLDNNSLASVLFENSQLRLDWPTRFRICLGIARGLAFLHEESSPKIVHRDIKATNVLLDGQLNPKISDFGLARLTEEEKTHISTRVAGTIGYMAPEYALWGYLTDKADVYSFGVVLLEIVSGKNNNNYMPSNNCICLLDWACHVQQSGSIEELIDQRLGSNINKQEVEKIVKVALLCTSATPSLRPIMSEVVAMLEGRITVPDEIPDASTYSNDLRFKAMKDFHQERQNQKLIESQSQNTMTIQTDMGSSSASTTNMFDSVHFQDQTGT, from the exons ATGTTGACACTAAAAAGAGTTGTACTTTCATGGATTCTTGTAGTGAACTACTACTTCACGTTGTTGAATTTGGGTGAGTCAAGAGTGGCtcaagaagaag TGGACATTCTGGAACAAATCGCCACTACAATGGGAGCAACACACTGGAAGTTCAATGGTGAATTTTGCCAGATTGAAGCAGTCAGGGTGACAACTGATCAGCCAAGTTGGTCCGAAACTGATGTTGCATGTAACTGCACCATAGGAAATGATACTGCCTGCCACATAGTAGCTAT TACTCTTAAGGGTATAAGTCTTCCTGGAGTTCTTCCACCTGAACTGGTAAAGCTTCCTTACATTCAAAAAGT tgattttgcatacaattttCTCAGTGGTAGTATACCAACCGAATGGGCGTCAACCAAGTTAAATTTCAT CTCTGTTCTTGTGAACCGGTTGTCAGGGGAAATACTGAAGGAACTGGGAAACATTACCAGCCTTACCTATAT AAACCTCGAAGGGAACCGATTCTCAGGCATTATTCCTCAAGAACTAGGGAAATTGAAAAACTTAAAGACGTT GATATTATCCTCCAACCAACTGGAGGGAGTGCTGCCAATATCACTATCTGGACTTGAAAATTTAGCAGATTT TAGGATAAGTGATAACAATCTCAGTGGGCCAATTCCAGATTTTATAGAGAAATGGAAACAACTAACAAAATT AGAGCTGCATGCCACCGGTTTAGAGGGTCCCATTCCATCCAGCATATCTCATCTAAATATGTTAACCGATCT GAGGATTAGCGACATAAAAGGACCAATGCATGAATTTCCTCCTCTAATTAACATGACAGGCCTAGAGATACT GGTATTGAGAAGCTGCAACCTTTTTGGAGTAATTCCAGGAtatatttggaaactgaaaactATACAGACATT GGATGTTAGTTTCAATAAGCTCATGGGAACGATTCCAGATGACATAAGTGCAAGAAGTATGCTTAAATTTGT GTTTTTATCTGGTAACATGCTCAGCGGAAATATACCTGCCGCAATCTTGAAGAACGGAATAAATGT TGATCTTTCCTACAATAACTTTACTTGGCAAAGCCCTGAACAACCAGCTTGTCGGCAAAACAC GAATTATTACATAAACCTGTACAAGAGCTCTGCAGCAGCGGGGACTCT TAAGAACGTTCTTCCATGTGCAGAGGATGTAACTTGTCCAAGAT ATGGGTGTTCCTTGCATGTGAATTGTGGAGGAAATGATGTGgctattaaagaaaataatagattGATTGATTATGATGGGGATGCTCAGGTTGAAGGTGGTTCTGCAAGAAATTTCCGCAGTGATAAGTACTGGGGTTTTAGTAGCACTGGAGACTTCATGGATGATGATAATGATCAGAATACACGTTTTATTGAGACTATACCATCAACTGACCTGTCTGAACTCTATAGTAGAGCAAGGGTTTCTCCACTTTCACTTACTTATTTCCGTTATTGCTTAGAGAATGGGAGTTATAATGTTAGTCTGCACTTCGCTGAGATAATATTTAAAGATGACGGTACATATAACAGTCTCGGAAGGCGCGTCTTTGATATATATGTCCAG GAGAAACTAGTTTGGAAAGACTTTAATATTGAAGAAGAAGCTCGTGGAGTCCAAATGCCTGTGATCAGATCCTTGAATGCTACTGTAACAGATAGTGTCTTGGAGATCCGGTTTTATTGGGCTGGCAAGGGCACTGCCCGCATTCCTCTTAGGGGACATTATGGTTCACTCATATCAGCTATCTCGGTTGACTCAA CTTTCAAATTCTGTTCAAACAAGGGCAGAAAGACCGGAataatttatgttattgttggaGCTTTAGCTGCATGTATCACGTTTTTCGTACTGAGCATACTTTGGTGGAAAGGCTGTctatgcaggaaaagtaaaagaagaG ATCTCAATGGTGTAGAGCTGCAGATGGTTTGTTTTACTCTGAAACAAATAAAAGCCGCCACTAAAAACTTTGATGCTTCAAACAAGATTGGCGAAGGTGGTTTTGGTCCTGTTTATAAG GGTCAATTACCTGATGGCACATTAGTTGCAGTGAAGCAGCTCTCCTCTCAATCAAAGCAAGGCAACCGTGAATTCTTGAATGAGATTAGCACGATATCGTGTTTGCAACACCCCAATCTGGTTAAGCTTCATGGGTGCTGTATTGAAGCAGACCAATTACTGCTTGTATATGAATACTTAGATAACAATAGCCTTGCTAGCGTTCTGTTTG AGAACAGCCAATTGAGACTGGATTGGCCAACAAGGTTTAGGATCTGTCTCGGGATAGCAAGAGGTCTAGCTTTTCTACATGAGGAATCAAGCCCAAAAATTGTACACCGGGACATCAAAGctaccaatgtgcttcttgatgGACAGCTAAATCCCAAAATATCCGACTTTGGACTAGCTAGACTCACTGAAGAAGAGAAGACCCATATTAGTACTCGAGTTGCCGGAACAAT AGGATACATGGCACCAGAATACGCGCTCTGGGGTTATTTGACCGACAAGGCAGATGTTTACAGCTTTGGAGTTGTACTTTTGGAAATTGTCAGTGGAAAGAACAACAATAACTACATGCCGAGCAACAACTGCATTTGTCTCTTAGATTGG GCCTGTCACGTGCAACAAAGTGGGAGTATAGAGGAGCTCATAGATCAGAGATTGGGATCTAATATTAATAAACAAGAAGtggaaaaaatagtaaaagtggCACTCTTGTGCACTAGTGCCACTCCCTCACTCAGGCCAATCATGTCCGAGGTAGTTGCTATGCTTGAAGGTCGAATCACTGTTCCAGATGAAATTCCAGATGCCAGTACTTATTCCAATGATCTGAGGTTTAAAGCCATGAAAGATTTTCATCAAGAGAGGCAAAATCAGAAGCTAATTGAAAGCCAAAGTCAAAACACCATGACTATacaaactgacatgggctcttcTTCTGCATCTACAACTAATATGTTCGATTCAGTTCACTTTCAAGATCAAACGGGCACATAA
- the LOC107859211 gene encoding probable LRR receptor-like serine/threonine-protein kinase RFK1 isoform X1: MLTLKRVVLSWILVVNYYFTLLNLGESRVAQEEVDILEQIATTMGATHWKFNGEFCQIEAVRVTTDQPSWSETDVACNCTIGNDTACHIVAITLKGISLPGVLPPELVKLPYIQKVDFAYNFLSGSIPTEWASTKLNFISVLVNRLSGEILKELGNITSLTYINLEGNRFSGIIPQELGKLKNLKTLILSSNQLEGVLPISLSGLENLADFRISDNNLSGPIPDFIEKWKQLTKLELHATGLEGPIPSSISHLNMLTDLRISDIKGPMHEFPPLINMTGLEILVLRSCNLFGVIPGYIWKLKTIQTLTYCRDVSFNKLMGTIPDDISARSMLKFVFLSGNMLSGNIPAAILKNGINVDLSYNNFTWQSPEQPACRQNTNYYINLYKSSAAAGTLKNVLPCAEDVTCPRYGCSLHVNCGGNDVAIKENNRLIDYDGDAQVEGGSARNFRSDKYWGFSSTGDFMDDDNDQNTRFIETIPSTDLSELYSRARVSPLSLTYFRYCLENGSYNVSLHFAEIIFKDDGTYNSLGRRVFDIYVQEKLVWKDFNIEEEARGVQMPVIRSLNATVTDSVLEIRFYWAGKGTARIPLRGHYGSLISAISVDSTFKFCSNKGRKTGIIYVIVGALAACITFFVLSILWWKGCLCRKSKRRDLNGVELQMVCFTLKQIKAATKNFDASNKIGEGGFGPVYKGQLPDGTLVAVKQLSSQSKQGNREFLNEISTISCLQHPNLVKLHGCCIEADQLLLVYEYLDNNSLASVLFENSQLRLDWPTRFRICLGIARGLAFLHEESSPKIVHRDIKATNVLLDGQLNPKISDFGLARLTEEEKTHISTRVAGTIGYMAPEYALWGYLTDKADVYSFGVVLLEIVSGKNNNNYMPSNNCICLLDWACHVQQSGSIEELIDQRLGSNINKQEVEKIVKVALLCTSATPSLRPIMSEVVAMLEGRITVPDEIPDASTYSNDLRFKAMKDFHQERQNQKLIESQSQNTMTIQTDMGSSSASTTNMFDSVHFQDQTGT, from the exons ATGTTGACACTAAAAAGAGTTGTACTTTCATGGATTCTTGTAGTGAACTACTACTTCACGTTGTTGAATTTGGGTGAGTCAAGAGTGGCtcaagaagaag TGGACATTCTGGAACAAATCGCCACTACAATGGGAGCAACACACTGGAAGTTCAATGGTGAATTTTGCCAGATTGAAGCAGTCAGGGTGACAACTGATCAGCCAAGTTGGTCCGAAACTGATGTTGCATGTAACTGCACCATAGGAAATGATACTGCCTGCCACATAGTAGCTAT TACTCTTAAGGGTATAAGTCTTCCTGGAGTTCTTCCACCTGAACTGGTAAAGCTTCCTTACATTCAAAAAGT tgattttgcatacaattttCTCAGTGGTAGTATACCAACCGAATGGGCGTCAACCAAGTTAAATTTCAT CTCTGTTCTTGTGAACCGGTTGTCAGGGGAAATACTGAAGGAACTGGGAAACATTACCAGCCTTACCTATAT AAACCTCGAAGGGAACCGATTCTCAGGCATTATTCCTCAAGAACTAGGGAAATTGAAAAACTTAAAGACGTT GATATTATCCTCCAACCAACTGGAGGGAGTGCTGCCAATATCACTATCTGGACTTGAAAATTTAGCAGATTT TAGGATAAGTGATAACAATCTCAGTGGGCCAATTCCAGATTTTATAGAGAAATGGAAACAACTAACAAAATT AGAGCTGCATGCCACCGGTTTAGAGGGTCCCATTCCATCCAGCATATCTCATCTAAATATGTTAACCGATCT GAGGATTAGCGACATAAAAGGACCAATGCATGAATTTCCTCCTCTAATTAACATGACAGGCCTAGAGATACT GGTATTGAGAAGCTGCAACCTTTTTGGAGTAATTCCAGGAtatatttggaaactgaaaactATACAGACATT AACTTACTGCAGGGATGTTAGTTTCAATAAGCTCATGGGAACGATTCCAGATGACATAAGTGCAAGAAGTATGCTTAAATTTGT GTTTTTATCTGGTAACATGCTCAGCGGAAATATACCTGCCGCAATCTTGAAGAACGGAATAAATGT TGATCTTTCCTACAATAACTTTACTTGGCAAAGCCCTGAACAACCAGCTTGTCGGCAAAACAC GAATTATTACATAAACCTGTACAAGAGCTCTGCAGCAGCGGGGACTCT TAAGAACGTTCTTCCATGTGCAGAGGATGTAACTTGTCCAAGAT ATGGGTGTTCCTTGCATGTGAATTGTGGAGGAAATGATGTGgctattaaagaaaataatagattGATTGATTATGATGGGGATGCTCAGGTTGAAGGTGGTTCTGCAAGAAATTTCCGCAGTGATAAGTACTGGGGTTTTAGTAGCACTGGAGACTTCATGGATGATGATAATGATCAGAATACACGTTTTATTGAGACTATACCATCAACTGACCTGTCTGAACTCTATAGTAGAGCAAGGGTTTCTCCACTTTCACTTACTTATTTCCGTTATTGCTTAGAGAATGGGAGTTATAATGTTAGTCTGCACTTCGCTGAGATAATATTTAAAGATGACGGTACATATAACAGTCTCGGAAGGCGCGTCTTTGATATATATGTCCAG GAGAAACTAGTTTGGAAAGACTTTAATATTGAAGAAGAAGCTCGTGGAGTCCAAATGCCTGTGATCAGATCCTTGAATGCTACTGTAACAGATAGTGTCTTGGAGATCCGGTTTTATTGGGCTGGCAAGGGCACTGCCCGCATTCCTCTTAGGGGACATTATGGTTCACTCATATCAGCTATCTCGGTTGACTCAA CTTTCAAATTCTGTTCAAACAAGGGCAGAAAGACCGGAataatttatgttattgttggaGCTTTAGCTGCATGTATCACGTTTTTCGTACTGAGCATACTTTGGTGGAAAGGCTGTctatgcaggaaaagtaaaagaagaG ATCTCAATGGTGTAGAGCTGCAGATGGTTTGTTTTACTCTGAAACAAATAAAAGCCGCCACTAAAAACTTTGATGCTTCAAACAAGATTGGCGAAGGTGGTTTTGGTCCTGTTTATAAG GGTCAATTACCTGATGGCACATTAGTTGCAGTGAAGCAGCTCTCCTCTCAATCAAAGCAAGGCAACCGTGAATTCTTGAATGAGATTAGCACGATATCGTGTTTGCAACACCCCAATCTGGTTAAGCTTCATGGGTGCTGTATTGAAGCAGACCAATTACTGCTTGTATATGAATACTTAGATAACAATAGCCTTGCTAGCGTTCTGTTTG AGAACAGCCAATTGAGACTGGATTGGCCAACAAGGTTTAGGATCTGTCTCGGGATAGCAAGAGGTCTAGCTTTTCTACATGAGGAATCAAGCCCAAAAATTGTACACCGGGACATCAAAGctaccaatgtgcttcttgatgGACAGCTAAATCCCAAAATATCCGACTTTGGACTAGCTAGACTCACTGAAGAAGAGAAGACCCATATTAGTACTCGAGTTGCCGGAACAAT AGGATACATGGCACCAGAATACGCGCTCTGGGGTTATTTGACCGACAAGGCAGATGTTTACAGCTTTGGAGTTGTACTTTTGGAAATTGTCAGTGGAAAGAACAACAATAACTACATGCCGAGCAACAACTGCATTTGTCTCTTAGATTGG GCCTGTCACGTGCAACAAAGTGGGAGTATAGAGGAGCTCATAGATCAGAGATTGGGATCTAATATTAATAAACAAGAAGtggaaaaaatagtaaaagtggCACTCTTGTGCACTAGTGCCACTCCCTCACTCAGGCCAATCATGTCCGAGGTAGTTGCTATGCTTGAAGGTCGAATCACTGTTCCAGATGAAATTCCAGATGCCAGTACTTATTCCAATGATCTGAGGTTTAAAGCCATGAAAGATTTTCATCAAGAGAGGCAAAATCAGAAGCTAATTGAAAGCCAAAGTCAAAACACCATGACTATacaaactgacatgggctcttcTTCTGCATCTACAACTAATATGTTCGATTCAGTTCACTTTCAAGATCAAACGGGCACATAA
- the LOC107859211 gene encoding probable LRR receptor-like serine/threonine-protein kinase RFK1 isoform X3: MLTLKRVVLSWILVVNYYFTLLNLGESRVAQEEVDILEQIATTMGATHWKFNGEFCQIEAVRVTTDQPSWSETDVACNCTIGNDTACHIVAITLKGISLPGVLPPELVKLPYIQKVDFAYNFLSGSIPTEWASTKLNFISVLVNRLSGEILKELGNITSLTYINLEGNRFSGIIPQELGKLKNLKTLILSSNQLEGVLPISLSGLENLADFRISDNNLSGPIPDFIEKWKQLTKLELHATGLEGPIPSSISHLNMLTDLRISDIKGPMHEFPPLINMTGLEILVLRSCNLFGVIPGYIWKLKTIQTLTYCRDVSFNKLMGTIPDDISARSMLKFVFLSGNMLSGNIPAAILKNGINVDLSYNNFTWQSPEQPACRQNTNYYINLYKSSAAAGTLKNVLPCAEDVTCPRYGCSLHVNCGGNDVAIKENNRLIDYDGDAQVEGGSARNFRSDKYWGFSSTGDFMDDDNDQNTRFIETIPSTDLSELYSRARVSPLSLTYFRYCLENGSYNVSLHFAEIIFKDDGTYNSLGRRVFDIYVQEKLVWKDFNIEEEARGVQMPVIRSLNATVTDSVLEIRFYWAGKGTARIPLRGHYGSLISAISVDSTFKFCSNKGRKTGIIYVIVGALAACITFFVLSILWWKGCLCRKSKRRDLNGVELQMVCFTLKQIKAATKNFDASNKIGEGGFGPVYKGQLPDGTLVAVKQLSSQSKQGNREFLNEISTISCLQHPNLVKLHGCCIEADQLLLVYEYLDNNSLASVLFENSQLRLDWPTRFRICLGIARGLAFLHEESSPKIVHRDIKATNVLLDGQLNPKISDFGLARLTEEEKTHISTRVAGTIGYMAPEYALWGYLTDKADVYSFGVVLLEIVSGKNNNNYMPSNNCICLLDWLLAGPEKLHSYRPVTCNKVGV, from the exons ATGTTGACACTAAAAAGAGTTGTACTTTCATGGATTCTTGTAGTGAACTACTACTTCACGTTGTTGAATTTGGGTGAGTCAAGAGTGGCtcaagaagaag TGGACATTCTGGAACAAATCGCCACTACAATGGGAGCAACACACTGGAAGTTCAATGGTGAATTTTGCCAGATTGAAGCAGTCAGGGTGACAACTGATCAGCCAAGTTGGTCCGAAACTGATGTTGCATGTAACTGCACCATAGGAAATGATACTGCCTGCCACATAGTAGCTAT TACTCTTAAGGGTATAAGTCTTCCTGGAGTTCTTCCACCTGAACTGGTAAAGCTTCCTTACATTCAAAAAGT tgattttgcatacaattttCTCAGTGGTAGTATACCAACCGAATGGGCGTCAACCAAGTTAAATTTCAT CTCTGTTCTTGTGAACCGGTTGTCAGGGGAAATACTGAAGGAACTGGGAAACATTACCAGCCTTACCTATAT AAACCTCGAAGGGAACCGATTCTCAGGCATTATTCCTCAAGAACTAGGGAAATTGAAAAACTTAAAGACGTT GATATTATCCTCCAACCAACTGGAGGGAGTGCTGCCAATATCACTATCTGGACTTGAAAATTTAGCAGATTT TAGGATAAGTGATAACAATCTCAGTGGGCCAATTCCAGATTTTATAGAGAAATGGAAACAACTAACAAAATT AGAGCTGCATGCCACCGGTTTAGAGGGTCCCATTCCATCCAGCATATCTCATCTAAATATGTTAACCGATCT GAGGATTAGCGACATAAAAGGACCAATGCATGAATTTCCTCCTCTAATTAACATGACAGGCCTAGAGATACT GGTATTGAGAAGCTGCAACCTTTTTGGAGTAATTCCAGGAtatatttggaaactgaaaactATACAGACATT AACTTACTGCAGGGATGTTAGTTTCAATAAGCTCATGGGAACGATTCCAGATGACATAAGTGCAAGAAGTATGCTTAAATTTGT GTTTTTATCTGGTAACATGCTCAGCGGAAATATACCTGCCGCAATCTTGAAGAACGGAATAAATGT TGATCTTTCCTACAATAACTTTACTTGGCAAAGCCCTGAACAACCAGCTTGTCGGCAAAACAC GAATTATTACATAAACCTGTACAAGAGCTCTGCAGCAGCGGGGACTCT TAAGAACGTTCTTCCATGTGCAGAGGATGTAACTTGTCCAAGAT ATGGGTGTTCCTTGCATGTGAATTGTGGAGGAAATGATGTGgctattaaagaaaataatagattGATTGATTATGATGGGGATGCTCAGGTTGAAGGTGGTTCTGCAAGAAATTTCCGCAGTGATAAGTACTGGGGTTTTAGTAGCACTGGAGACTTCATGGATGATGATAATGATCAGAATACACGTTTTATTGAGACTATACCATCAACTGACCTGTCTGAACTCTATAGTAGAGCAAGGGTTTCTCCACTTTCACTTACTTATTTCCGTTATTGCTTAGAGAATGGGAGTTATAATGTTAGTCTGCACTTCGCTGAGATAATATTTAAAGATGACGGTACATATAACAGTCTCGGAAGGCGCGTCTTTGATATATATGTCCAG GAGAAACTAGTTTGGAAAGACTTTAATATTGAAGAAGAAGCTCGTGGAGTCCAAATGCCTGTGATCAGATCCTTGAATGCTACTGTAACAGATAGTGTCTTGGAGATCCGGTTTTATTGGGCTGGCAAGGGCACTGCCCGCATTCCTCTTAGGGGACATTATGGTTCACTCATATCAGCTATCTCGGTTGACTCAA CTTTCAAATTCTGTTCAAACAAGGGCAGAAAGACCGGAataatttatgttattgttggaGCTTTAGCTGCATGTATCACGTTTTTCGTACTGAGCATACTTTGGTGGAAAGGCTGTctatgcaggaaaagtaaaagaagaG ATCTCAATGGTGTAGAGCTGCAGATGGTTTGTTTTACTCTGAAACAAATAAAAGCCGCCACTAAAAACTTTGATGCTTCAAACAAGATTGGCGAAGGTGGTTTTGGTCCTGTTTATAAG GGTCAATTACCTGATGGCACATTAGTTGCAGTGAAGCAGCTCTCCTCTCAATCAAAGCAAGGCAACCGTGAATTCTTGAATGAGATTAGCACGATATCGTGTTTGCAACACCCCAATCTGGTTAAGCTTCATGGGTGCTGTATTGAAGCAGACCAATTACTGCTTGTATATGAATACTTAGATAACAATAGCCTTGCTAGCGTTCTGTTTG AGAACAGCCAATTGAGACTGGATTGGCCAACAAGGTTTAGGATCTGTCTCGGGATAGCAAGAGGTCTAGCTTTTCTACATGAGGAATCAAGCCCAAAAATTGTACACCGGGACATCAAAGctaccaatgtgcttcttgatgGACAGCTAAATCCCAAAATATCCGACTTTGGACTAGCTAGACTCACTGAAGAAGAGAAGACCCATATTAGTACTCGAGTTGCCGGAACAAT AGGATACATGGCACCAGAATACGCGCTCTGGGGTTATTTGACCGACAAGGCAGATGTTTACAGCTTTGGAGTTGTACTTTTGGAAATTGTCAGTGGAAAGAACAACAATAACTACATGCCGAGCAACAACTGCATTTGTCTCTTAGATTGG TTACTAGCCGGGCCTGAAAAGCTACACTCTTACAGGCCTGTCACGTGCAACAAAGTGGGAGTATAG